TACAGCCGCGAGACGCAAGACTTTGCCTGGGCAAAAGAAAACCTCGAGAGCTTGCTCGAGGTAGCGGGCGTGTTGCTAGAACTACAGGATAGTGACGGCCTAATCTGGGCGAAGCCGCGCTATTACGTCAAGTTCCTGATGGATAATGCCGAGAATTACCGCGGGCTGCGCGATGCGGCAGAGCTCATGCGCTATGTGGAGCGCGAAGACCTCGCGGGCGTATTTGATACCGCCGCCGGGCGTGTAGCCATAGGCATAGAAAGGCATCTGTGGCTGCCCGACAGGCAAGTGTATGCGTGGGCGCTATACGGCCGCTGGTGGGCGCGTGCGCCGCAGGAGAAGTGGTATCCCGACACCGTGAGCCAAATCTACCCGGTCATATTCGGCGTAATCAAGCCCGACTCGCCGCGGGCCGCGAGCCTCTATAGCTACTTGAATTCGCGCTATCCCGCGTGGTCAACCGGACAGTTTGACGACGATTTCCCATGGACGGTGGTGTCGTTTATGGCCGCCTTAATGCAGGACGATGCCCGCGCGGCAGAACACCTAAACCACGTCCACGCCGAAAACACGGCCCGGAATCGCAGCTACCCTTGGCACTCGTTTGAGTCCGCCTTCTTCGTAAAAGCGTGGCGCAAGATGTCGCAGAGGGATGTCGCAGAGGGACGGAGGAGCGCGACATCTACGCTAAGTCGCCCAAACTGCATGGCACAGGAGCAGCCTCGCTCTCAATCGCCATGATGTAGGCCCCTAGGGTATCAAGTGAAGTAAGGCAAGGGATATTATACTCGTGCGCGGCGCGGCGGATTCTAAAACCGTCGCGCTGCGCTTGTTTTCCTGCAGTCGGAGTATTGACGACGAGCCCGACGCTGCGGCTTTTGATAATGTCCAGTACATTCGGCTGTGCTTGTAGCTGTGTTTCCGGCTGCGATTCACCGAGCTTATGCACAACCTCGGTCGCTATACCACAGTGTTTTAGGTGGAGAGCCGTACCCGGGGTAGCCAACAGGCGAAATCCTAACAAGGTGAGCCGTTCTGCAAGTGGCACGGCTACTTCTTTGTCACGGTCGGCCAGCGTGAGGAGGATTGTCCCTCCAGGTGCGAGTAGGCGCATGGCCCCCTGCATGGCTTTGCGCATGGCCACGGGGAGAGTAGGGGCGAGTCCAATCGCTTCGCCGGTGGACTTCATCTCCGGTGCTAGGCTGGTTTCGACGCCGGTAAGCTTATGGAAAGAGAAAACGGGCATCTTAACGGCATAGTGGCTGCGAGCCGGCAGGAGTCCGGGCAAAAGGCCGGTCTCACTAATGGTCTGGCCGAGCATTACGGCGACGGCGTGCTTAATCAGCGGCACATCCGTAACCTTGCTGATAAACGGCACTGTGCGCGAGGCGCGGGGGTTTACTTCGAGTACATAGAGGCGACCCGCATGGAGGACAAACTGCACGTTCATCAGTCCGCGGATGCCGATGCGTGCGGCAAGGCGGCGGCAGTAATCCACAAGCAATGACTCGGTTGCCTTATTGAGGGATGTGGCGGGATACACGGCGATGCTGTCGCCCGAGTGAACGCCGGCGCGCTCAATGTGCTGCATGATTCCCGGGATGAAGATATCCTGTCCGTCGGACAATACATCAACCTCAAACTCGACGCCCGGCAGATATCTATCGATAAGCACCGGATGGTTAGGGTTCACCGTCGTCGCCTCAAGCAGCAGGTCTTCTAGTTGTTCTTCGCTCTCAACTACGGCCATGGAACGCCCACCCAGCACATAGGAGGGGCGTAACAGCACCGGTAAGCCTAGCGAGTCTACAGCTTGGCGTGCTTCGGCCAGGGAGGCCGCGGTTAGCCCTTCGGGCCTTGGGATATCTAGCTCGCGCAGGATGTCGTCAAAGCAGGCCCGGTCTTCGCAGTCGTGCATGGCGGTGGCTGTGGTGCCCAGGAGCCTGTAGCCGGCTTGTTCGATGGTTGCCGCCAAGTTGACTGCCGTCTGTCCGCCAAACTGCACGGCAACCGCCGCGGGACTCTCCTGTTTTAGTACGGCTAACACATCTTCGGCTGTGAGAGGTTCAAAGTACAGGCGAGTTGAGGTGTCGAAGTCGGTGCTGACGGTCTCTGGGTTATTGTTGATAATAATTGAGGCATAGCCTTGCGCGCGCAGGGCAGCACTCGCGTGCACCGAGCAGTAATCGAACTCCACCCCTTGCCCGATGCGGATGGGCCCGCTGCCGATAACTACTATCTTAGCTTCGGCTATGTCGCTGGCTTCGTTCTCTGTTTCATAGGTAGAATAAAAGTAAGGCGTGTGCGCTACAAACTCGGCCGCGCAGGTGTCTACCATCTTGTAGGTCGGGCGAAGCGAGACGCTTTCG
The genomic region above belongs to Selenomonadales bacterium and contains:
- the carB gene encoding carbamoyl-phosphate synthase large subunit; its protein translation is MPKHPSIKNVLVIGSGPIIIGQAAEFDYSGTQACRTLREANCRVILVNNNPATIMTDREIADVTYMDPPTLPYLTAIIERERPDALLPTLGGQLGLNMARELALSGVLAKYGVTLLGTPLAAIERAEDRLEFKQAMAEIGEPVPESRAAHSLEEALAAAQAIGYPVIVRPAFTLGGTGGGHAHTREELCAIVEQGLCHSPVGQVLIEASISGWKEIEFEVIRDAGGSAIAVCHMENLDPVGIHTGDSIVVAPCQTLSDQELQMLRSAALHIVEHLGIVGGCNVQLALHPTSLRYAVIEVNPRVSRSSALASKATGYPIAKVATLVSLGFTLDEIANAITGTSACFEPALDYVVVKIPRWPFDKFASADRRLGSQMKATGEVMAIGRNFASALQKAIRSLELKRDCLELSVEYTDEALWNHLAQRDDDRLFVIAELLRRGFAPDLIHTATGIDMFWLAKLQEIVELEENIRRTPLDTPLLRRAKQLGLTDARIATLAARSSEEIAAQSESVSLRPTYKMVDTCAAEFVAHTPYFYSTYETENEASDIAEAKIVVIGSGPIRIGQGVEFDYCSVHASAALRAQGYASIIINNNPETVSTDFDTSTRLYFEPLTAEDVLAVLKQESPAAVAVQFGGQTAVNLAATIEQAGYRLLGTTATAMHDCEDRACFDDILRELDIPRPEGLTAASLAEARQAVDSLGLPVLLRPSYVLGGRSMAVVESEEQLEDLLLEATTVNPNHPVLIDRYLPGVEFEVDVLSDGQDIFIPGIMQHIERAGVHSGDSIAVYPATSLNKATESLLVDYCRRLAARIGIRGLMNVQFVLHAGRLYVLEVNPRASRTVPFISKVTDVPLIKHAVAVMLGQTISETGLLPGLLPARSHYAVKMPVFSFHKLTGVETSLAPEMKSTGEAIGLAPTLPVAMRKAMQGAMRLLAPGGTILLTLADRDKEVAVPLAERLTLLGFRLLATPGTALHLKHCGIATEVVHKLGESQPETQLQAQPNVLDIIKSRSVGLVVNTPTAGKQAQRDGFRIRRAAHEYNIPCLTSLDTLGAYIMAIESEAAPVPCSLGDLA